A stretch of DNA from Candidatus Hydrogenedentota bacterium:
GGATTGCGGCGCGTGCGTGGACGTGTGCCCGACGCAGGCGATCAGCCAGGACTAACCCCCGCCCGCGCCCCGGCGCGGAACAACCCACATCATTTTCCCCCGCCCGCGGCGGACAGGCCGCCGGGCGGGGGTGTTCTTTCGGTCCCGCGTCACCCCGCCGACAGGGCGTCCTGGAGGAACTGGGTGAGCACGGTCTTGAACTCCTCCTTGTCCCCCGAAATGGCCTCGTGACGCCCGCCCCGGAAGATGTGGACCCGCTTCTTGGCCGCGGCGCAGCGGCGGAACAGCTCCTCCGTCTCCTCCTTCTTCAGAATCTGCTCGCTGTCGCCGCCGAGGATGAGCGTGGGGGCCGCCGCGTAGGGCATGCACTCCAGGGGGCGCAGGTCTTCCATCGTGACGCCGAGCCGCCACTGGGCGATGAGGATGAAGGGCGCGGCGAGCCAGTGGGGGGCGCCGACCACGTCCAGCCGGTCATACAGCGCGTTGCGGGCCGTGTCGTAGGACGAGGCGAGGACGACGAAGTCGAAGTCCTTCCGCTCGCGCAGGGCGAAGGCCACGGAGGCCGCGCCCAGGGAGAATCCATGCGCCCCGACGCGGGCGTAGCGCGCCCGGAGAAAATCCACGGCGGCGCACACGTCAAAGCGCTCCGTCAGGCCGAGATACGTGGGGGCGTAGCCGCTTTTCCCGTGGCGGCGCAGGTCGGCCAGCAGCACGGAAACCCCCTGCTCCAGGTAGCATTTCGCCGTCCCGGACATCTGCCCGCGGTCGGGGCCGATGCCGTGGAACAGCGCCACGGCGCGGTCGCCCCCGGCGTTCACATGCCACGCCGAGATGCTCACGCCGTCCTTCGTGGTCAGGGTGACCGGCTCCACCGGGAAGCCCTCAAAGGCGGCGGGGTCTTCGCGGGACGACGGCCCGTCCCACTCGAAGAGGAGTTTTTCCACGCCGACGTACCCGGCGACGGTCCACAGCGCAAGCAGGAGCACAAAAGCCCCCGCGGCCAACCGGAACAGCCACTTTTTCACGCCTGAAGCTCTCCCTCAGTCACCGTCCGTGCGCATACCCTATCCCCGCCCGGCGGGGGAATGCAACCTCCGCTGATTTCCCCTGACCGCCGGAGAGGGGGTCGAACGCGTTTGGGGCATTCCGGGCAAGAGAGGACGTTGCTTCGCCGCTGAGAAAGTAAGTCGGCGAGAACGCCCGCAAAGTGGACGCGTCCTCTTGGCGCGTTCTTGAGCCAACGAAAACCCCAAGAACGCGGCAAGATGCCGCGTCTACGTTTCCGGCACGGCGCCGGTCCGCGCCCGACCCCCGCCCCCCTGACTCTTTATCGGTGTTCATCGGTGTTCATCGGTGGTTCCCTCTCCCTGCCCCCCGCCGGGCTTGAATTTCGCGCGGCCGTGCGCCATGCTCTTGCGCGTTCCCCCGATGCCGAAACCGCCGGAGGCCCCATGATCGCGGACATTCTCACCGCCCTGCATTTCGCCGCTTTGAAACACCGGGACCAGCGCCGCAAGGACGCCGGGGCCTCGCCCTACATCAACCACCCCATCGAGGTGGCGGAGCTGCTGGCCCGCGTCGGCGGCGTGGCGGATCCCGCGGTCCTCATCGCGGCGCTCCTGCACGACACGGTGGAGGACACGGAAACCACCTTCGACGAGGTGGAGGCGCTGTTCGGCGCGGAGGTGCGGGGCATGGTCGCCGAAGTGACGGACGACAACGGCCTGCCCAAGGCGGAGCGGAAGCGCCTCCAGATCGTCCACGCGCCGCACCTCTCCCCCGGCGCGCGCCAGATCAAGCTGGCGGACAAGATATCGAACGTGAAGGCCCTGGTCCACACCCCGCCCGCCAAATGGTCCACCGCGCGGCGGCGCGAATACGTTGCGTGGTGCGGCGAGGTGGCCGCGGGCCTGCGCGGGTGCAGCCCGGCCCTGGAGGCGCTGTTCGACGCGGTCCACGCCGAGGCGGAACACGTTCTCGGCCCCGCCGGGGAGTAGGCCCCCGGGTCACTTCCCCGCGCCGAGGGCGCGGAGGATTTCCTTTTCATACGTTCGGGCGAGGAGCGCGTTGCCGGCGGGATTCAGGTGGCAGTGGTCGTTGAAGAGGGTCTCGCCGGGGACGCCGTGGGGTTCGGCGGCGGTGACGGCGGCCTCCACATCGGCCAGGGGCACGCCGTGCTCCGCGAGCAGGGG
This window harbors:
- a CDS encoding HD domain-containing protein codes for the protein MIADILTALHFAALKHRDQRRKDAGASPYINHPIEVAELLARVGGVADPAVLIAALLHDTVEDTETTFDEVEALFGAEVRGMVAEVTDDNGLPKAERKRLQIVHAPHLSPGARQIKLADKISNVKALVHTPPAKWSTARRREYVAWCGEVAAGLRGCSPALEALFDAVHAEAEHVLGPAGE